A segment of the Brevundimonas sp. M20 genome:
CGCTGATAACCCGATCGACATCCAGGAGTTCATGATCCTGCCGACCGGCGCTGAGGACTTCTCGGAAGCCCTGCGCATGGGCGCCGAAATCTTCCACGCGCTGAAGAAGGCCCTCAAGGACGCGGGTCACAACACCAACGTCGGCGACGAGGGCGGTTTCGCCCCGAATCTGCTGTCGGCCGAAGCCGCGCTGGAGTTCATCACCAAGGCCGGTCAATCGGCGGGCTATCTGGCCGGCGAGGACTTCCATCTCGGCCTCGACGTCGCGGCGACCGAGTTCTTCAAGGACGGCAAGTATGTCATGGCGGGCGAGGGGAAGACCTTCGATGCCGACGGCATGGTTGGTTACCTGGCTGACCTGTGCGAGCGCTTCCCCATCGTTTCGATCGAGGATGGTTGCGCCGAGGATGATTTCGACGGCTGGAAGATTTTGACCGATCGTCTGGGCGACCGCGTGCAGATCGTCGGCGACGACCTGTTCGTGACCAATCCGGCCCGTCTGGCCGCCGGTATCGGCGAGGGTCTCGCCAACTCGATCCTGATCAAGGTCAATCAGATCGGCACGCTTTCGGAGACACTGGATGCGGTCGATATGGCTCATCGCGCCGGCTACACCGCCGTCATGAGCCACCGCTCGGGCGAGACGGAGGATTCGACTATCGCCGACCTGGCGGTCGCCACCAACTGCGGTCAGATCAAGACCGGCTCGCTGGCGCGCTCGGACCGGACGGCCAAGTACAACCAGCTTCTGCGAATCGAGGAGATGCTGGGCGATCAGGCCGACTATTTCGGTGGCGGCATGTTGCTGAAATAGAGGTCGCGGATGGCGTGGCGACGGCCGTAGATTCTACGGCCAAGCTACGGTTCGTTAGGGCTTTTCGGTCATAACTCGTTGACTGCGAGTTTGCGCTCAGAAGGAGCGGTCGAATGCCTGAACGGATGAAGCCCTACGTCCCCTCATGTGTCCTGCTTTTGCTGATCGCCTATCTGGGCGTTCAGGCCCTTACGGGCGAGCGGGGTTTGCTGAGTGGCGGCGAGCGCGATGATCTGCTGGTGCGCCGTGAGGCCCAACTGGCCGATATTCTTGAGCAAAAGCAGGATCTGGAAGTGCGCGTTCGCTATCTGCGGAACGGCAGTCTTTCGCGTGACCTGCTCGAAGAGCGCGCCCGGGCGGTTCTGGGCTTTGCGGACCCTCGCGACTACGTGATCCGTGTGACGGCTCCGGCTGCCCGGAACGTCAAGCCGCATAACTCGTGAACTTTGGTTACAGCTTCACAGGGTCGCTTTGCGTTTCTGGATCGAAGGCTGCTAAAGCCCCTTTCCGTAACGACAAGCGTCCCTGCCTAGCGGGGTCCCACCGGGAGATCACGGATGGCGAAAGCCCCCGCCGCGAAGGCTGAATCAAGGAAACTTCCCAACACCCCGACGGCCTCGAAAGAGGACCTCCTGCGGTTCTACCGCGAGATGGTCCTGATCCGCCGTTTCGAGGAGCGTGCGGGGCAACTCTACGGCATGGGTCTGATCGGCGGCTTCTGCCACCTGTACATCGGCCAGGAGGCGGTGGCGGTGGGCGTTCAGGAGAGCGTCAAGCCGGGCCACGACAAGATCATCACCGGATACCGTGACCACGGCCACATGCTGGCCGCCGGCATGGACCCGAAGGAAGTCATGGCCGAACTGACCGGCCGTATCGGCGGCTCGTCCAAGGGCAAGGGCGGCTCGATGCACATGTTCGACGTGCCGACCGGCTTCTATGGCGGCCACGGCATCGTCGGCGCCCAGGTGGCGCTCGGCACGGGCCTGGCCTTTGCCGGCAAGTACCGCGGCGACGACTCTGTGGCCTTTGTCTATTTCGGCGATGGCGCCTCGAACCAGGGTCAGGTGTACGAGAGCTTCAACATGGCCCAGCTGTGGAAGCTGCCGGCCATCTACATCATCGAGAACAACCAGTACGCCATGGGCACGAGCATCGAGCGCTCCTCGTCCACGACCGAGCTGTATAACCGCGGGGCCAGCTTCGGCATCCCGGGTGAGCAGGTTGACGGCATGGATGTGCTCGCGGTCCGCGACGCGGTGGCCCGCGCGGTAAAGCGTGCCCGCGAGGGCGGCGGCCCGTTCATCCTTGAGGTGAAGACCTATCGCTACCGGGGGCACTCGATGTCGGACCCGGCCAAGTACCGCACCAAGGAAGAGGTTGATGAGGTCAAGAAGACCCGCGACCCGATCGATCACGTCAAGATGCTGCTCGAGCAGGCCAAGGCGACCGAAGATGAGCTGAAGGCCATCGACAACGAGATCAAGGCGATCGTCGCCGAAGCTGTTCAATTCGCCCAAGAGAGCCCGGAGCCCGATCCGTCCGAGCTCTACACTGACGTCTACGTGGAGGCCTGATCCGTGACCGACATTCTGATGCCGGCGCTGTCCCCCACGATGGAAGAGGGCACGCTGACCAAATGGCACATCAAGGCCGGAGACGTCGTTTCCGCAGGTCAGGTGATCGCCGAGATCGAAACCGACAAGGCCACGATGGAAGTCGAGGCGGTGGACGAGGGCGAAGTGCTCGAAATCCTCGTCGCCGAAGGCTCCGAGAACGTGAAGGTCAACACCCCGATCGCCCGTCTGGCGGGCGAGGACGCGCCGACGATTTCGAAGACGGATTCGACTGCGAATTCGGCTACGGAAAGTGCGACGACGGATAAACGGGATACGGCCTCCGACGCCTCCGGCGAGCCGGAGAAGAAGGCCGCCCCCGTCACTGCTGTTCCGACGGTCGAGCTGAAGGATCCGGAAATCCCGGCCGACGCCAAGGTGGTCAAGACCACCATCCGCGACGCCCTGCGCGACGCGATGGCCGAGGAAATGCGCCGGGACGACAAGGTCTTCCTGATCGGCGAGGAAGTCGCCCAGTACCAGGGCGCCTACAAGGTCAGCCGCGAGCTGTTGCAGGAGTTCGGTGACCAGCGCGTCGTCGATACCCCGATCACCGAGCACGGCTTCGCCGGCCTCGGCGTCGGCGCCGCCATGGCGGGGCTGAAGCCGATCGTCGAGTTCATGACGTTCAACTTCGCGATGCAGGCGATCGACCACATCATCAACTCGGCCGCCAAGACGCTGTATATGTCGGGCGGTCAGATCAAGGCGCCGATCGTCTTCCGCGGCCCGAACGGCGCCGCGTCGCGCGTGGCGGCCCAGCACAGTCAGGACTATTCGGCCTGGTACGCGCAGGTCCCGGGCCTGAAGGTCATCGCGCCGTACGACGCCGCTGACGCCAAGGGGCTGCTGAAGGCGGCCATCCGCGACCCGAACCCGGTCGTCTTCCTCGAGCACGAGATGATGTACGGCCTTGAGTTCGACGTGCCGGAAGTCGAGGACTATGTCCTGCCCATCGGCAAGGCCAAGGTCCGCCGCGAGGGCACGGACGTCACCATCACGGCGCACAGCCGCATGGTCGGTTTCGCCCTTCAGGCCGCCGAGCAACTGGCGGGCGAAGGTATCTCGGTCGAGGTCGTCGACCTGCGCACCCTGCGTCCGCTGGACCACGAGACCATCGTCAACAGCGTCAAGAAGACCAACCGTCTGGTCTCGGCCGAAGAGGGCTGGGGTCCGATGGGCGTCGGCGCCGAGGTCGTGGCCCGGGTGATCGAGCATGCGTTCGACTACCTCGACGCGCCGCCGCTGCGCGTGCACCAGGAAGACGTGCCGCTGCCCTATGCCGCCAATCTGGAAGCCCTCTCGCTGCCGGGCGTGGACAAGATCATCAAGGCCGTGAAGCAGGTGATGGCATGAGCGAACCCAACGAATTCGCGCTGAGCACCCCGGACAGCGTTGCCGAGGACGCGGAAGCCGTCGAGATCATCCGCATGTGGTGGTCCAAGGGGGAGCCGGTCATGTCGGTGAAGCCCGCCTTCAACGATCCGGCCCAGTTCGGCCAACTGCTGGCCATCGCAGCCCGGCACATGGCCCACGGCTATGCCGTGCGTCACGGCCACAATGAGAAGGAGGCGTACAACCGCATCCTTCAGGGGCTGAGCGACACCATCAAGGCCAACAACGTACAGACCGTCACCGAGTCGGTTGCGCCGTCGCGAGGTGTGCAATGACCGACATCCTGATGCCCGCCCTGTCTCCGACCATGGAGGAGGGCGTTCTCTCCAAGTGGCACGTGAAGGCCGGGGATGTGGTCAAGGCCGGTGATGTCATCGCCGAGATCGAAACCGACAAGGCCACGATGGAAGTCGAGGCCGTGGACGAGGGCGAGATCACCGACATCCTCGTGGCCGAAGGGACCGAGGGCGTGAAGGTCAACACGCCGATCGCCCGCCTGAAGGACGAGGGCGGCGCTGCCGCGCCTGCGCCCAAGGCTGACGCACCGAAGGCTGCTGAGACGCCGAAGGCTGAAGCCGCCAAGGCCGAGGCTCCGAAGGCCGCCGCGGCTCCGGCTCCGGCCGCCAAGGCTGCTGACGGCGGACGTCTGTTCGCCTCGCCGCTGGCTCGCCGTCTGGCGGCCCAGGCGGGTTTGGACCTGTCGTCGGTCAAGGGCACCGGCCCGCATGGCCGTATCGTCAAGCGTGACGTCGAGTCTGCAGGCAAGGGCGGCGCCAAGTCCGCTCCGGCGACGACTGCCGCTTCGGGCATCGCTTCGCGTCCCGTCCAGTCGCTGGCCCAGATGGGCATTCCGGACGGCAGCTATGACCTGATCCCGCTGGACGGCATGAAGAAGGCCATCGCCCGGCGCATGGTCGAATCGATCCAGCAGGTGCCGCACTTCCCGCTGTTCATCGATGTCGAGCTGGACGCCCTGCTGGCGGCCCGCGCGAAGATCAATGCGCTGCTCGAGAAGGACGGCGTGAAGGTCTCGGTCAACGACTTCGTCATCAAGGCCGCCGCCATGGCCCTGAAGGCGGTGCCGGAAGCCAACGCCAGCTACACGCCGGAAGGCATCGCCATGCACCACAACGCCGATGTGGCGATGGCTGTGGCGATCGACGGCGGCCTGATCACCCCGATCATCCGCAAGGCCGAGCTGAAGTCGCTGTCGCAGATCGCCACCGAGTCCAAGGACCTGGCCAAGCGCGCCCGCGACCGCAAGCTGAAGCCGGAAGAGTTCCAGGGCGGCACCTTCTCGGTGTCCAATCTGGGCATGTTCGGCATCAAGCAGTTCTCGTCGATCATCAACGAGCCGCAAGGCGCGATCATGAGCGTCGGCGCGGGCGAGCAACGTCCGGTCGTCAAGAACGGCCAACTGGCCGTCGCTACTGTCATGACGGTGACGATGACCTGCGATCACCGCGTCGTCGACGGCGCGACGGGCGCCCGCTTCCTGCAGGCGTTCAAGCCGTTGATCGAAGATCCCGTAACGATGCTGGCGTAGAGCGAGGGCAGGGCATGACCTCGGTCTATGACTTCACCGCCACCGGGATCGACGGGACCGA
Coding sequences within it:
- a CDS encoding septum formation initiator family protein yields the protein MPERMKPYVPSCVLLLLIAYLGVQALTGERGLLSGGERDDLLVRREAQLADILEQKQDLEVRVRYLRNGSLSRDLLEERARAVLGFADPRDYVIRVTAPAARNVKPHNS
- the pdhA gene encoding pyruvate dehydrogenase (acetyl-transferring) E1 component subunit alpha: MAKAPAAKAESRKLPNTPTASKEDLLRFYREMVLIRRFEERAGQLYGMGLIGGFCHLYIGQEAVAVGVQESVKPGHDKIITGYRDHGHMLAAGMDPKEVMAELTGRIGGSSKGKGGSMHMFDVPTGFYGGHGIVGAQVALGTGLAFAGKYRGDDSVAFVYFGDGASNQGQVYESFNMAQLWKLPAIYIIENNQYAMGTSIERSSSTTELYNRGASFGIPGEQVDGMDVLAVRDAVARAVKRAREGGGPFILEVKTYRYRGHSMSDPAKYRTKEEVDEVKKTRDPIDHVKMLLEQAKATEDELKAIDNEIKAIVAEAVQFAQESPEPDPSELYTDVYVEA
- a CDS encoding DUF5076 domain-containing protein; the protein is MSEPNEFALSTPDSVAEDAEAVEIIRMWWSKGEPVMSVKPAFNDPAQFGQLLAIAARHMAHGYAVRHGHNEKEAYNRILQGLSDTIKANNVQTVTESVAPSRGVQ
- a CDS encoding pyruvate dehydrogenase complex E1 component subunit beta, yielding MTDILMPALSPTMEEGTLTKWHIKAGDVVSAGQVIAEIETDKATMEVEAVDEGEVLEILVAEGSENVKVNTPIARLAGEDAPTISKTDSTANSATESATTDKRDTASDASGEPEKKAAPVTAVPTVELKDPEIPADAKVVKTTIRDALRDAMAEEMRRDDKVFLIGEEVAQYQGAYKVSRELLQEFGDQRVVDTPITEHGFAGLGVGAAMAGLKPIVEFMTFNFAMQAIDHIINSAAKTLYMSGGQIKAPIVFRGPNGAASRVAAQHSQDYSAWYAQVPGLKVIAPYDAADAKGLLKAAIRDPNPVVFLEHEMMYGLEFDVPEVEDYVLPIGKAKVRREGTDVTITAHSRMVGFALQAAEQLAGEGISVEVVDLRTLRPLDHETIVNSVKKTNRLVSAEEGWGPMGVGAEVVARVIEHAFDYLDAPPLRVHQEDVPLPYAANLEALSLPGVDKIIKAVKQVMA
- a CDS encoding pyruvate dehydrogenase complex dihydrolipoamide acetyltransferase, whose product is MTDILMPALSPTMEEGVLSKWHVKAGDVVKAGDVIAEIETDKATMEVEAVDEGEITDILVAEGTEGVKVNTPIARLKDEGGAAAPAPKADAPKAAETPKAEAAKAEAPKAAAAPAPAAKAADGGRLFASPLARRLAAQAGLDLSSVKGTGPHGRIVKRDVESAGKGGAKSAPATTAASGIASRPVQSLAQMGIPDGSYDLIPLDGMKKAIARRMVESIQQVPHFPLFIDVELDALLAARAKINALLEKDGVKVSVNDFVIKAAAMALKAVPEANASYTPEGIAMHHNADVAMAVAIDGGLITPIIRKAELKSLSQIATESKDLAKRARDRKLKPEEFQGGTFSVSNLGMFGIKQFSSIINEPQGAIMSVGAGEQRPVVKNGQLAVATVMTVTMTCDHRVVDGATGARFLQAFKPLIEDPVTMLA
- the eno gene encoding phosphopyruvate hydratase, with the protein product MTDIAEIVARQILDSRGNPTVEVDVVLEDGSFGRAAVPSGASTGAHEAVELRDGDKDLWGGKGVQKAVDAVNGEIFDALSGMDAEDQRRIDETLIGLDGTQNKARLGANAILGVSLACAKASAISSNLPLYRYLGGVSARVLPTPMMNIINGGAHADNPIDIQEFMILPTGAEDFSEALRMGAEIFHALKKALKDAGHNTNVGDEGGFAPNLLSAEAALEFITKAGQSAGYLAGEDFHLGLDVAATEFFKDGKYVMAGEGKTFDADGMVGYLADLCERFPIVSIEDGCAEDDFDGWKILTDRLGDRVQIVGDDLFVTNPARLAAGIGEGLANSILIKVNQIGTLSETLDAVDMAHRAGYTAVMSHRSGETEDSTIADLAVATNCGQIKTGSLARSDRTAKYNQLLRIEEMLGDQADYFGGGMLLK